A genomic stretch from Deltaproteobacteria bacterium includes:
- a CDS encoding pyruvate, phosphate dikinase (catalyzes the formation of phosphoenolpyruvate from pyruvate) → TNQRELIVATAAEVMKKKGVTIEYLIGTMIELPRAAVIADQIAKEAEFFSFGTNDLTQTTYGFSRDDAGKFINYYRDNNILDNDPFQTLDEEGVGYLVKMGIEKGRSTRPSLKVGICGEHGGDPASVEFCHKAGLNYVSCSPYRVPIARLAAAQARLKEKGMGALVSK, encoded by the coding sequence TTACGAACCAGAGGGAACTCATCGTGGCGACGGCCGCAGAGGTTATGAAAAAGAAAGGCGTCACGATTGAATATCTAATCGGAACGATGATCGAGCTTCCCCGAGCTGCCGTTATTGCCGATCAGATCGCTAAAGAGGCCGAGTTCTTCTCCTTTGGCACGAACGATCTCACCCAGACCACCTACGGCTTCAGTCGTGATGATGCTGGTAAATTCATCAATTACTACCGGGACAATAATATCCTGGATAACGATCCCTTCCAGACTCTGGACGAAGAAGGAGTCGGTTATCTGGTCAAAATGGGAATTGAAAAGGGACGTAGCACGCGACCGTCCCTTAAAGTTGGCATCTGCGGTGAACACGGCGGAGATCCGGCGAGTGTTGAGTTCTGTCACAAGGCCGGATTAAACTATGTAAGCTGTTCTCCTTATCGGGTGCCTATCGCCAGACTCGCGGCGGCCCAGGCCAGGCTTAAGGAAAAAGGCATGGGGGCGCTGGTATCAAAATAG
- the trxA gene encoding thioredoxin → MAKSEFLVHLNDTNYEEQISKSDKPVLVDFWAPWCGPCKAIGPLVEEISNTYKDRAVIAKINVDESQKAASAYGVRSIPTLILFKDGKIFDTIIGLVPKERLEELINKAL, encoded by the coding sequence ATGGCCAAGAGCGAGTTTTTAGTACATTTAAATGACACCAATTATGAGGAACAGATAAGCAAATCTGACAAGCCTGTTCTGGTTGACTTCTGGGCTCCCTGGTGCGGACCATGCAAGGCCATTGGACCTCTCGTCGAAGAGATTTCCAATACTTATAAAGATCGCGCCGTGATCGCCAAGATAAATGTGGATGAGAGTCAGAAGGCGGCATCAGCCTATGGGGTAAGAAGCATCCCCACGCTTATCCTGTTCAAGGACGGCAAGATATTTGATACCATCATCGGCCTGGTGCCCAAAGAACGCCTGGAAGAATTAATTAATAAGGCACTTTGA